One part of the Plasmodium berghei ANKA genome assembly, chromosome: 2 genome encodes these proteins:
- a CDS encoding vacuolar protein sorting-associated protein 53, putative, translated as MKSLNHIDIKKTEDNNDDFISNYINNNIKNIEDAEISLDKMGKEIYDLDIVMEEKIENYVLKRNEYETKFENIKKKMKIITNLVENVDKQAEKGAEILTNLCNDIKRLDIGKQNVTEVILILKRITIIITSVTSLKKKAMKREYKNCMYLVYIIKDMFSYINSLKEMNSTNIENGNLINKLSILYNDINVLFDELKQQIVEDIDLIYDPDIHIEKNIIYLNDNNAEIHNFEMKEKDNEFKIYINLFDACNCLYQLNPNYINNIVNKFVNFFLEKYISIFDNHNNTFETIDRRISWLKRALNNYKNTYIYIFPDYFNIQFYIVSKFCFITKKHIIKMISYSMEEINPASLIQTVIKIINFEKFLIKNIFFIPPPGHLSLDNFNFIELPFPEMIQQIPSQVKTNTKLYKQTNDTNQINSLNENIEIDQKQVAHNSSTKKTLISNKDIKEINIIEKTNNIQNDVNNSSKKYNNNNNNNNNEYTFKRIISCVFDSYLCSWLKYEEKKILDKYENIINEENKEINKNSKKEDDKIILEQFEKKEFNNIQNFINSNEYDDNKSINPNISENNFENILQGKNNIYKSAYKIFYLYKSYINMISQFSNCKTLFDFFVFFKGLLTKYSEELNNRIIEKIVFKNKINNLFLISKIINTCYYIEKTMGEAYENIVNIINPLFVEKINFKEQDKLFLNIKTKCIKIIMSFMNDQIDQIIRTNIINIYDITQLKNISPYIINLKNFLHKYFLFFNHILNETYLIYLLEKTTALIIDIFFQNIFSFNSITNATAQQLLLDCNTIQNILYQIPKILTNSENFRITKSQIDYNIIEQSHFTNFGENNTEIDINQSLIPKTYYNYIKQKINKIQFLIKIFISNTLDINSFNILLAQNNNICTIHEIEKILSLKDDKHIHTQTDINHNNNKYIDDFKKRGIHAAEEIKSFFNKIASI; from the coding sequence ATGAAATCGTTAAATCatattgatataaaaaaaacagaagataataatgacgattttatatcaaactatataaacaataatattaaaaatattgaggATGCAGAAATAAGTCTTGATAAAATGGGgaaagaaatatatgatcTTGATATAGTTATggaagaaaaaattgagaactatgttttaaaaagaaatgaatatgaaaccaaatttgaaaatataaaaaaaaaaatgaaaattattactaATTTAGTGGAAAATGTAGATAAACAAGCAGAAAAAGGAGCAGAAATATTAACTAATTTATGTAATGATATTAAAAGACTCGATATAGGCAAACAAAATGTTACAGAagttattttaattttaaaaagaatCACTATAATTATCACATCTGTAACTagcttaaaaaaaaaagctaTGAAACGTGAATACAAAAACTGTATGTATTTAgtatatatcataaaagatatgttttcatatataaatagtttAAAGGAAATGAATTCAacaaatattgaaaatggAAATCTTATAAATAAACTAAGCATTCTATACAACGatataaatgttttatttgaCGAATTGAAACAACAAATTGTTGAAGATAttgatttaatatatgaCCCTGATATtcatatagaaaaaaatataatatatttaaacgATAATAATGCTGAAATTCATAATTTCgaaatgaaagaaaaagacaacgagttcaaaatatatattaacttATTTGATGCGTGTAATTGTTTATATCAATTAAATCCaaactatataaataatatagtaaacaaatttgttaatttttttttagaaaaatatatttcaatttttgataatcataataatacatttgAAACTATTGATAGAAGAATATCTTGGTTAAAACGTgcattaaataattataaaaatacatatatttatatttttcctgattattttaatattcaattttatattgtatccaaattttgttttataacaaaaaaacatattatcaaaatgaTTTCTTATTCTATGGAAGAAATTAATCCAGCTTCTTTAATTCAAACAgttatcaaaattattaattttgaaaaatttttgatcaaaaatatattttttattcctcCCCCTGGCCATTTATCTTTAGAcaatttcaattttatagAATTACCATTTCCTGAAATGATTCAGCAAATTCCATCACAAGTAAAAACAAATACAAAACTTTACAAACAAACAAATGATActaatcaaataaatagtttaaatgaaaatatagaaatcGACCAAAAACAAGTAGCACACAATAGTTCTACAAAAAAAACTCTTATTTCcaataaagatataaaagaaataaacataattgaaaaaacaaataatatacaaaatgatgtaaataattcgagtaaaaaatataataataataataataataataataatgaatacACATTTAAACGAATAATTTCATGTGTATTTGATAGCTATTTATGTAGTTGGttaaaatatgaagaaaaaaaaatattagataaatatgaaaatataataaacgaagaaaataaagaaataaataaaaatagtaaaaaagaggatgataaaattattcTAGAACAATTCGAAAAAAAggaatttaataatattcaaaattttataaattcaaATGAATATGATGATAACAAGTCAATTAATCCAAACATATCAGAAAACAATTTTGAAAACATTTTacaaggaaaaaataatatttataaatctgcatacaaaatattttatctatataaaagctacataaatatgatatcGCAGTTTAGTAATTGCAAAACactatttgatttttttgttttttttaaaggattattaacaaaatatagtgaagaattaaataatagaattatagaaaaaattgtttttaaaaataaaattaataatttatttttaatttctaaaattattaatacatgctattatattgaaaaaactATGGGAGAAgcttatgaaaatattgtCAATATTATAAACCCACTTTttgttgaaaaaattaatttcaAAGAACAAGACaagttatttttaaatataaaaacaaaatgcataaaaattattatgtcTTTTATGAATGATCAAATTGATCAAATTATTCGAactaatataattaatatttatgatattacacaattaaaaaatatatccccttatattataaatttaaaaaattttctccataaatattttttattttttaatcacattttaaatgaaacttatttaatttatttgttagAAAAAACTACAGCATTAATAATcgacattttttttcaaaatattttttcctttaacTCTATAACAAATGCCACAGCTCAACAACTACTATTGGATTGTAATACAATacaaaacatattatatcaAATTCCTAAGATATTAACAAATTCAGAAAATTTCAGAATAACTAAAAGTCAAAttgattataatataattgagCAATCAcattttacaaattttgGTGAAAATAACACAGAAATCGATATTAATCAATCCCTAATTCCTAAAACTTactataattatattaaacaaaaaattaataaaatacaatttttaattaaaatatttatttcaaacACTTTAGatataaattcatttaatatactACTTgctcaaaataataatatatgtacaatccatgaaattgaaaaaatattatctcTAAAAGATGATAAACATATTCACACACAAACAGACAtaaatcataataataacaaatatatcGACGATTTTAAAAAGCGAGGAATTCACGCTGCCGAGGAaattaaatcattttttaacaaaatagCTAGCATCTGA
- a CDS encoding cysteine desulfurase, putative: MKVFKIAKTLNTQSNNIFSKLNKYSETACFKNKYASVVNSNENAFKKNVCYNNHKFSSRADKNEVTETADNEIKTMISKPSENLKNSTQNDNSDKLNKINTIHNDLKNNDDFEFSNKKIELIANFMSKEKEKKMNRFYLDSQATTMIDPRVLDKMMPYMTYIYGNAHSRNHFFGWESEQAVEDSRANIIKLLNGNNNKEIIFTSGATESNNLALIGTCTYYNKLNNQKNHIITSQIEHKCILQTCRYLQTKGFEVTYLKPDTNGLVKLKDFKNSIKENTILASFIYVNNEIGVIQDIENIGKICKEKNIIFHTDASQAAGKIKIDVQKMNIDLLSLSSHKLYGPKGVGALYIKRKKPNIRLNAIIHGGGQERGLRSGTLPTHLIVGLGEAANICLSEMDRDNQKMHFFFNYVKNYISKELDYIIFNGCQINRYFGNMNISFLFVEGESLLMSLNDIALSSGSACTSSTLEPSYVLRSIGITEEIAHTSIRIGFNRFTTFFEVQQLCNNLVKSVKRLRSISPLYEAELEKNTSGNYPKFIWT; encoded by the coding sequence ATGAAAGTCTTTAAAATTGCAAAAACTCTGAACACTCAGAGTAATAACATATTTAgcaaattaaataaatacagTGAAACAGCATGctttaaaaataagtatGCATCCGTTGTAAATAGTAATGAAAATGCtttcaaaaaaaacgtGTGTTATAATAATCATAAATTTAGTAGTAGAGCagataaaaatgaagtAACTGAAACGGCagataatgaaataaaaacgaTGATATCTAAACCTtcagaaaatttaaaaaatagtacACAGAATGACAATTCGGATAaactaaataaaattaataccATCCATAATGACCTCAAAAATAATGACGATTTCGAGtttagtaataaaaaaattgaattaATTGCCAATTTTATGagtaaagaaaaagaaaaaaaaatgaatcgTTTCTATTTAGATAGCCAAGCAACAACAATGATAGATCCAAGGGTTTTAGATAAAATGATGCCTTATATgacatacatatatggtAATGCTCATTCTcgaaatcatttttttggtTGGGAATCAGAACAAGCAGTAGAAGATTCAAGAgctaatattataaaacttttaaatggaaataataataaagaaataatttttacatCTGGAGCTACTGAAAGTAATAACTTAGCTTTAATAGGAACATGCacttattataataaattaaataatcaaaagaatcatataataacatCACAAATTGAgcataaatgtatattacAAACATGTAGATATTTACAAACAAAAGGTTTTGAAGTAACTTATTTAAAACCAGATACAAATGGTTTGGTCAAATTAAAAGATTTCaaaaatagtataaaagaaaatactATATTGGcatcttttatatatgtaaacaATGAAATAGGTGTTATACAagatattgaaaatattggaaaaatttgtaaagaaaaaaatattatatttcatacTGATGCATCGCAAGCCGCtgggaaaataaaaatagatgtgcaaaaaatgaatatagaTTTGTTATCTTTATCGAGTCATAAGCTATATGGACCTAAAGGTGTCGgtgcattatatattaaaagaaaaaaaccAAATATAAGATTAAATGCGATAATTCATGGAGGTGGACAAGAAAGAGGATTACGATCTGGAACATTACCAACACATCTAATTGTTGGATTAGGCGAAGCAGcaaatatatgtttgtCAGAAATGGATAGAGACAATCAAAAAATgcatttcttttttaattatgtaaaaaattatatatcaaaGGAATTagattatattatatttaatggatgtcaaataaatagatattttggaaatatgaatatatcctttttatttgttgAAGGAGAGAGTTTATTAATGTCACTAAATGATATAGCACTAAGTTCGGGTTCAGCATGCACATCTAGTACATTAGAACCCAGTTATGTTCTAAGGTCTATTGGAATCACAGAAGAAATTGCTCACACATCTATACGAATTGGTTTTAACCGATTTACTACATTTTTTGAAGTACAACAGTTATGCAACAATTTAGTCAAATCTGTTAAAAGATTAAGAAGCATTTCACCTCTGTATGAAGCagaattagaaaaaaacacaTCTGGAAATTACCCCAAATTTATATGGACCTGA
- a CDS encoding DNA (cytosine-5)-methyltransferase, putative: MEIVRALELYSGIGGFHYSVLQTLINYIHSSYSDIRNTSNGIISNSSGAIFPLDISKKIKNVVRFISIDLNPIANETYYHNFKENTIYLTNKKDINKFFKNVYNSLNNQTSSNILKSETKKYKEKKNSQNKNTNHSNNHIENNIKNNDNCNNKFGDSNFISDLNDKDYILQTDINNLTPEFFDHFKFYILLISNPCQPYTRLNKNFKEINLNQLYNENNYINKEFPKENPNDGFLFNQNEFLNNDSEENSQKCPYDNLNECHHFNNKPINKHNDNISNIHDYNSIWNNEKDQFERCNINKQSDIKTEKNSEGEEIDQNYILNNLKIDDKINPFDIEKDKRVYSFFHVCNLLKNMNVNNLPKYIFIENVKNFESSFSFLYFINSIKNNYNFQTYLLSPLQFGIPNERLRFYCICKRKSNDNDNSDFESKKNEQNSFLSYTNSLKPRNFLSLKKKNENTFPRFYTPTLATFLDHNKKYFVASPKLNKVNILNEKLQEFEVTKSILQKQSAYCFDIIDVNKNENICCFEANNYYNEKNNYINNSCNKNNNLKVVNNFKQLHATCFTSNYARFINGSGSILYFNNKDEQNNSEQNTPTPLQNYYDQLRKIDIPTSQNTNLAVHNKNNYDIKENEIKKYENHVRYFTPTEICRLMGYKMHTNKLIDFNQIDKNIYGNIYWNIDHINHVCAYTDNIHYCDIMGTNTCILNSNNNIAPINNRRDSKQNYIQNNSCLCHEFQFHEFLTNKQKYKLIGNSVNVTVISLIFQTYNVFKDILNI, from the coding sequence ATGGAGATTGTTCGAGCTTTAGAACTATATAGTGGGATAGGAGGTTTTCACTATAGTGTTTTGCAAACcctaataaattatattcattctTCATATTCAGATATAAGAAACACAAGCAATGGTATTATATCAAATAGCAGTGGAGCCATCTTTCCTCTGGATatctcaaaaaaaataaaaaatgttgtTCGCTTTATTTCAATAGATCTAAACCCCATTGCAAATGAAACATATTACcataattttaaagaaaatacaatttatttaacCAACAAAAAagacataaataaattttttaaaaatgtatataactCTTTAAACAATCAGACTTCTTCAAATATACTAAAATcagaaacaaaaaaatataaagaaaaaaaaaacagtcaaaataaaaacactAATCATAGTAATAACCATATCgaaaacaatattaaaaataacgaTAACTGTAACAATAAATTTGGAGATTCTAATTTTATATCTGATTTGAACGATAAGGATTATATTCTCCAAActgatataaataacttAACTCCTGAATTTTTTGATCATTTTAAgttttacattttattaatatcaaATCCTTGTCAACCATATACAAGgttaaacaaaaattttaaagaaataaatttaaatcaattatataatgaaaataattatataaataaagaatttcCAAAGGAAAACCCCAATGATGGGTTCCTTTTTAATCAAAATGAATTTCTTAATAATGATTCGGAGGAAAATTCACAAAAATGCCCttatgataatttaaatgaatgTCATCATTTTAATAACAAACCAATCAATAAACACAATGACAATATAAGTAACATCCATGATTACAATAGTATTTGGAATAATGAAAAGGACCAATTTGAAAGGTgcaatattaataaacaatccgatataaaaacagaaaaaaatagtgaaGGCGAAGAAATCgatcaaaattatattctaaataatttgaagattgatgataaaataaacccTTTCGATATTGAAAAAGACAAGAGAgtatatagtttttttcATGTATGTAATTtgctaaaaaatatgaatgttaataatttacctaaatatatatttattgaaaatgttaaaaattttgaatcgtcattttcttttttatattttataaattctattaaaaacaattataattttcaaacATATCTTCTATCTCCGTTGCAATTTGGAATACCAAATGAGCGCCTTCgtttttattgtatatgCAAAAGAAAAAGTAACGACAATGATAATAGCGATTTcgaaagtaaaaaaaatgaacaaaatagCTTCCTATCATATACAAATTCACTAAAACCTCggaattttttatcattaaaaaaaaaaaacgaaaataCCTTTCCCAGGTTTTACACACCAACTTTAGCTACTTTTCTTgatcataataaaaaatattttgtagcATCCccaaaattaaataaggtaaatattttgaatgaAAAATTGCAAGAATTTGAAGTTACTAAGAGCATACTTCAAAAACAATCAGCTTATTGTTTTGATATTATtgatgtaaataaaaacgaAAATATTTGTTGTTTTGAagcaaataattattataatgaaaaaaataactatataaataattcttgtaataaaaataacaatttaaaGGTGGTAAATAATTTCAAGCAATTACATGCTACCTGTTTTACATCCAATTACGCACGATTCATAAACGGTTCGGGCTCGATCTTATATTTCAATAATAAAGATGAGCAAAATAATAGCGAGCAAAATACACCAACACCCTTACAGAATTATTATGACCAGTTAAGAAAAATTGACATTCCAACTAGCCAAAATACCAACCTTGCTgttcataataaaaataattatgatatcaaagaaaatgaaataaaaaaatatgaaaatcaTGTTAGGTATTTTACACCAACAGAAATATGTAGATTGATGGGTTATAAAATgcatacaaataaattaattgaTTTTAATcaaattgataaaaatatttatgggAACATATACTGGAATATTGATCATATTAATCATGTGTGTGCATATACAGACAATATCCATTATTGTGATATAATGGGTACTAATACATGCATattaaattcaaataacaatattGCCCCTATAAATAATAGGAGGGATagtaaacaaaattatattcaaaataattcatGTTTGTGTCATGAATTTCAATTTCATgaatttttaacaaataagCAAAAGTATAAATTAATAGGAAATTCTGTCAATGTCACCGTTATATCCCTAATTTTTCAAACCTACAATGTTTTTAAAGacattttgaatatttaa